Proteins from a single region of Ensifer adhaerens:
- a CDS encoding LysR family transcriptional regulator — translation MDNRAGEMEVFVAVSETRSFSAAARRLKLSPSAVSKLVTRIEDRLGTRLLVRSTRTLQLTPEGEVYLQRAQRILTEIAETEQLVAAGGRMTPRGLLRVNAAVGFGERYILPLAPEFLACYPEVQLDLTLTDSMIDVVGERADVAIRTGPLRDSSLKARKLMESRPVVIASPGYLEKHGVPQTPDDLDGHNCIRFNFRRSVDEWAFRMPGQPAAELRSVFGNMQVSSGSIVRQLCLAGIGIGRIGRFHVEPDFEAGTLVPLLEEYQSGEIEIVYAVYAGHEHLAARIRAFIDFLAERM, via the coding sequence ATGGACAATCGGGCGGGTGAAATGGAGGTCTTCGTTGCCGTCTCGGAGACCCGCAGCTTCTCGGCCGCCGCGCGGCGTCTGAAGCTTTCGCCGTCTGCAGTCAGCAAACTGGTGACGCGCATCGAGGACCGGCTGGGCACGCGCCTGCTCGTGCGCTCGACCAGGACCCTGCAGCTGACACCGGAGGGGGAAGTCTATCTCCAGCGCGCCCAGCGGATTCTCACGGAAATCGCAGAGACCGAACAACTGGTCGCAGCCGGCGGCCGCATGACGCCGCGCGGGCTGTTGCGGGTGAACGCCGCGGTCGGCTTTGGGGAGCGCTACATCCTGCCGCTCGCGCCGGAGTTCCTGGCCTGCTATCCGGAGGTACAGCTGGACCTGACCCTGACGGACAGCATGATCGACGTCGTCGGTGAGCGCGCCGACGTGGCGATCCGCACCGGTCCGCTGCGCGATTCGTCGCTAAAGGCGCGCAAGCTTATGGAAAGCCGTCCGGTCGTGATCGCATCGCCGGGCTATCTGGAAAAGCATGGAGTCCCGCAAACGCCCGATGATCTCGACGGCCACAATTGCATCCGCTTCAACTTCCGCCGCAGCGTCGACGAATGGGCGTTCCGCATGCCCGGCCAGCCGGCTGCGGAACTACGCTCCGTCTTCGGCAATATGCAGGTATCGAGCGGTTCGATCGTCCGCCAGCTTTGCCTGGCCGGCATTGGTATTGGCCGTATCGGCCGTTTCCACGTCGAGCCGGACTTCGAAGCTGGAACGCTCGTGCCGCTGCTCGAAGAGTATCAATCGGGCGAGATCGAGATTGTCTACGCGGTCTATGCCGGTCACGAGCATCTTGCCGCTCGCATCCGCGCCTTCATCGATTTTCTGGCCGAGCGCATGTAG
- a CDS encoding GNAT family N-acetyltransferase: MHIKHLEQGDVEIFRSIRLEALNREPQAFASTAADWERLSTEEWRERLTTNAVFVALDEDRPLGIMGLMRERASRLAHRATIIMVYVRDEARGSGAAHHLLTHLTDHAHASGVRLLELVVRADNPTAIRFYAREGFHEIGRVPGGMLDGDVEVDEILMARHIDGRTPSALQGAPR; the protein is encoded by the coding sequence GTGCACATCAAGCATCTCGAGCAAGGCGACGTGGAGATCTTCCGCAGCATAAGGCTGGAGGCGCTCAACCGCGAACCCCAGGCCTTCGCGTCGACGGCCGCCGACTGGGAGCGACTTTCGACGGAAGAGTGGCGTGAGCGATTGACGACCAATGCCGTCTTTGTCGCGCTCGATGAGGACCGGCCGCTGGGGATCATGGGGCTGATGCGCGAGCGCGCGAGCCGCCTGGCGCACCGGGCCACGATCATCATGGTCTATGTGCGCGACGAAGCGCGCGGATCCGGCGCGGCGCACCACCTTCTCACCCATCTGACCGACCATGCCCACGCGTCGGGCGTCCGCCTGCTGGAACTGGTCGTGCGCGCCGACAACCCGACGGCCATCCGCTTCTACGCGCGTGAAGGTTTTCACGAAATCGGCCGCGTACCCGGTGGCATGCTCGACGGAGACGTAGAGGTCGACGAAATTCTGATGGCGCGGCACATCGACGGCCGCACCCCATCCGCCTTGCAAGGAGCACCCCGATGA
- a CDS encoding aldo/keto reductase, producing the protein MHSVNSNGANIPALGFGTFRMPGADVLRVLPEALKLGFHHVDTAQIYGNEAEVGEAIHNSGVSRADIFLTTKVWVDKYAHRDFLASVDESLKKLKTDHVDLLLLHWPGGSDVPMAERIGALNEVQKAGKVRHIGVSNFNTAQMEEAVKLSDAPIATNQVEYHPYLDQTKVLQTARKHGMSITAYYAMANGKVPNDPLLKEIGGRHGKTAAQVVLRWLVQQKDVVTLSKTATIDRLKENFAIFDFALGDGEMAEIHALARADGRIVNPEGLAPVWDRAA; encoded by the coding sequence ATGCATTCCGTCAATTCAAACGGCGCCAACATCCCGGCGCTCGGCTTCGGCACCTTCCGCATGCCCGGCGCCGACGTACTGCGCGTGCTGCCGGAAGCCTTGAAGCTCGGCTTCCACCACGTCGATACGGCACAGATCTACGGCAACGAGGCCGAGGTCGGCGAAGCCATTCATAATTCAGGCGTGTCGCGCGCCGACATCTTCCTCACCACCAAGGTCTGGGTCGACAAATATGCGCATCGCGACTTCCTCGCCTCGGTCGACGAGAGCCTGAAGAAGCTGAAGACCGACCACGTCGATCTGCTTCTCCTCCACTGGCCGGGCGGCAGCGACGTGCCGATGGCCGAGCGCATCGGCGCGCTCAACGAAGTGCAAAAGGCCGGCAAGGTCCGCCACATCGGCGTCAGCAACTTCAACACGGCACAGATGGAAGAAGCGGTGAAGCTCAGCGACGCCCCGATCGCCACCAACCAGGTCGAGTATCATCCCTATCTCGACCAGACCAAGGTGCTGCAGACCGCGCGCAAGCACGGCATGTCGATCACCGCCTATTACGCAATGGCAAACGGCAAGGTGCCGAACGACCCTCTGCTCAAGGAGATTGGCGGCCGCCACGGCAAGACGGCGGCGCAGGTGGTGCTGCGCTGGCTGGTGCAGCAGAAGGACGTGGTCACGCTTTCCAAGACCGCGACGATCGATCGCCTGAAGGAAAACTTCGCGATCTTCGACTTCGCGCTCGGCGACGGCGAGATGGCGGAGATCCACGCGCTTGCCCGCGCAGACGGTCGCATCGTCAACCCCGAGGGTCTGGCTCCGGTCTGGGACAGGGCCGCCTGA
- a CDS encoding MFS transporter, whose protein sequence is MPIAILALTIAAYAIGTTEFVIVGLLPTVATDLNVTLPLAGLIVSVYALGVTFGAPVLTALTGRIERKPLLIGLMALFIVGNAAAALSPSYEPLLVARVISAFAHGVFFSVGSTIAADLVPEDRRASAIAMMFMGLTVAIVTGVPLGTWIGQTFGWRATFWAVTGLGVVALTAIVALLPNTLSKAPPAKLIDQVRVLGSGRLLIVFAMTALGYGGTFVAFTFLAPILQDITGFSEGAVSLILVLYGVAIAIGNIAGGKIANRDPVKALVGLFLAQAAVLVFFAFTATSQALTLVTLASLGFLSFATVPGLQLYVVQLAKQHRPGAVDVASALNIAAFNLGIAIGAWLGGVIVASSLGLGMTPVFGAALVVGALLLTLLSGALDRKAETVAQPA, encoded by the coding sequence GTGCCCATTGCCATCCTTGCACTGACGATCGCGGCCTATGCGATCGGAACTACCGAATTCGTGATCGTCGGCCTCTTGCCGACGGTTGCCACCGACCTCAATGTCACCCTGCCGCTCGCCGGCCTGATCGTCAGCGTCTATGCGCTTGGCGTCACCTTCGGCGCGCCGGTGCTGACGGCACTCACCGGCCGGATCGAGCGCAAGCCGCTCCTGATCGGCCTGATGGCGCTGTTCATCGTCGGCAACGCTGCCGCAGCATTGTCGCCAAGCTATGAACCGCTGCTCGTCGCCCGCGTCATTTCCGCCTTTGCCCATGGCGTGTTCTTCTCGGTCGGCTCGACCATTGCCGCCGACCTCGTACCGGAGGACCGCCGCGCCTCGGCCATCGCCATGATGTTCATGGGCCTCACGGTCGCGATCGTCACCGGCGTGCCGCTCGGCACCTGGATCGGCCAGACCTTCGGCTGGCGCGCCACCTTCTGGGCGGTCACCGGTCTCGGCGTCGTCGCGCTCACCGCGATCGTCGCCCTGCTGCCGAACACGCTCTCCAAGGCGCCGCCCGCCAAGCTCATCGACCAAGTGCGCGTGCTCGGCTCCGGCCGTCTGCTGATCGTTTTTGCCATGACCGCACTCGGTTACGGCGGAACCTTCGTCGCCTTCACCTTCCTGGCACCGATCCTGCAGGACATCACCGGCTTTTCGGAAGGCGCCGTTAGCCTGATCCTGGTGCTCTATGGCGTCGCCATCGCCATCGGCAACATTGCCGGCGGCAAGATCGCCAACCGTGACCCGGTCAAGGCGCTTGTCGGGCTGTTCCTCGCCCAGGCGGCCGTCCTTGTGTTCTTCGCCTTCACGGCGACGTCCCAAGCCCTAACATTGGTGACGCTGGCAAGCCTCGGCTTCCTGTCGTTCGCCACCGTGCCCGGCTTGCAGCTCTACGTCGTACAGCTTGCCAAGCAGCATCGGCCCGGTGCCGTCGACGTGGCCTCAGCTCTCAACATCGCCGCCTTCAACCTTGGCATTGCCATCGGCGCCTGGCTTGGTGGCGTCATCGTTGCATCGTCGCTTGGCCTTGGCATGACACCGGTCTTCGGTGCCGCCCTGGTGGTCGGCGCGCTGCTGCTCACGCTCTTAAGTGGTGCACTCGACCGCAAGGCAGAAACCGTCGCCCAGCCGGCTTGA
- a CDS encoding branched-chain amino acid aminotransferase has protein sequence MAVDTSPRSVTWTYVDGEWLSGNPPLIGPTSHAMWLGSTVFDGARVFDGVAPDLDLHCQRVNRSATALGLKPTMTADEIEALTWEGAKKFDGKTALYVKPMYWAEHGAAGVVAIDPESTRFALCLFEAPMGNGHGGSSLTLSPFRRPTLESMPTDAKAGCLYPNNARILTEARSRGFDNALVRDMLGNIAETGSSNVFLVKDGVVYTPAANRTFLAGITRFRVMTLLREAGFEVVEATLTMADFEAADEIFTSGNYSKVLPVTRLESRDLQAGPVAAKARDLYMDWAHAARDV, from the coding sequence ATGGCCGTCGATACATCCCCCCGCTCCGTGACCTGGACCTATGTCGATGGTGAATGGCTCTCCGGCAATCCGCCGCTGATTGGCCCGACATCGCACGCAATGTGGCTGGGCTCGACGGTGTTTGACGGCGCCCGTGTCTTCGACGGCGTAGCACCCGATCTCGACCTCCACTGCCAGCGTGTCAACCGCTCGGCGACGGCGCTTGGCCTGAAGCCGACCATGACCGCCGACGAGATCGAAGCGCTGACGTGGGAAGGTGCCAAGAAGTTCGACGGCAAGACCGCGCTTTATGTGAAGCCGATGTATTGGGCGGAGCACGGCGCTGCCGGGGTCGTCGCGATCGATCCGGAATCGACCCGTTTCGCGCTTTGCCTGTTCGAAGCGCCGATGGGCAACGGCCATGGCGGTTCGTCGTTGACGCTCTCGCCCTTCCGTCGCCCGACGCTGGAATCGATGCCGACCGATGCCAAGGCCGGCTGCCTCTATCCGAACAATGCGCGCATCCTGACGGAAGCCCGCTCGCGCGGCTTCGACAATGCGCTCGTACGCGACATGCTCGGCAACATCGCCGAGACCGGCTCCTCCAACGTCTTCCTCGTCAAGGACGGCGTCGTCTATACCCCGGCCGCCAACCGTACCTTCCTGGCGGGCATCACCCGCTTCCGTGTGATGACGTTGTTGCGAGAGGCCGGTTTCGAAGTGGTCGAGGCGACGTTGACGATGGCTGACTTTGAAGCGGCCGACGAGATCTTCACGTCAGGCAATTATTCCAAGGTGCTGCCGGTCACCCGGCTCGAGAGCCGCGACCTGCAGGCTGGCCCGGTCGCCGCCAAAGCGCGCGATCTCTATATGGATTGGGCGCACGCGGCGCGCGACGTCTGA
- a CDS encoding zinc-dependent alcohol dehydrogenase family protein, translating into MRAMYYDAFEKMPEIRTLPDPTPTENGVVVKVEATGLCRSDWHGWMGHDADIRLPHVPGHELAGVVTAAGRGVMRYKVGDRVTVPFVSGCGRCGECRSGNQQVCEAQFQPGFTHWGSFAEYVALDFADQNLVHLPESMDFTTAASLGCRFATSFRAVADQAKVKGGEWVAVHGCGGVGLSAIMIAAALGAQPIAIDIAEDKLAFARKIGAVATINGREVEDVAAAVKDITGGGAHVSIDALGNPVTCFNSIKNLRRRGRHVQVGLMLGDQATPQIPMAQVIGHELEIYGSHGMQAWRYDAMLAMIADGKLKPQQLIGREISLAEAIPALTAMDRSTDLGISVITRF; encoded by the coding sequence ATGAGAGCCATGTACTACGACGCTTTCGAGAAGATGCCGGAAATCCGCACGCTTCCCGATCCGACGCCCACGGAAAACGGCGTGGTCGTCAAGGTCGAGGCAACGGGACTTTGCCGCTCGGACTGGCACGGCTGGATGGGCCATGACGCCGATATCCGGTTGCCGCATGTGCCCGGCCACGAGCTGGCGGGCGTTGTCACAGCCGCCGGCCGCGGCGTGATGCGATACAAGGTCGGCGACCGGGTCACCGTGCCCTTCGTGTCCGGCTGTGGCCGCTGTGGCGAATGCCGCTCGGGCAATCAGCAGGTCTGCGAAGCGCAGTTCCAGCCGGGCTTTACCCATTGGGGTTCTTTTGCCGAATATGTCGCGCTCGACTTTGCCGACCAGAACCTCGTGCATCTGCCCGAAAGCATGGACTTCACGACAGCCGCGAGCCTCGGCTGCCGCTTCGCCACCTCGTTCCGCGCGGTCGCCGACCAGGCGAAGGTGAAGGGCGGTGAATGGGTCGCGGTGCATGGCTGCGGCGGTGTGGGTCTTTCGGCGATCATGATCGCCGCCGCCCTCGGCGCCCAGCCGATCGCGATCGACATTGCCGAGGACAAGCTCGCCTTCGCCAGGAAGATCGGCGCGGTCGCGACGATCAACGGCCGCGAAGTCGAGGACGTGGCCGCAGCGGTGAAAGACATCACCGGCGGCGGCGCTCACGTCTCGATCGATGCACTCGGCAACCCGGTGACCTGCTTCAACTCGATCAAGAACCTGCGCCGGCGTGGCCGCCACGTGCAGGTCGGGCTGATGCTCGGCGACCAGGCGACGCCGCAGATCCCGATGGCGCAAGTGATCGGCCACGAACTCGAGATCTATGGCAGCCACGGCATGCAGGCCTGGCGCTACGACGCCATGCTGGCGATGATCGCCGACGGCAAGCTGAAGCCGCAGCAACTGATCGGCCGGGAGATCTCGCTTGCAGAGGCCATACCCGCGCTGACCGCCATGGACCGCTCAACCGACCTCGGTATCAGCGTCATCACGCGATTCTGA
- the tam gene encoding trans-aconitate 2-methyltransferase — MVWSPAQYLKFEDERTRPARDLLAQVPELPEGLAFDLGCGPGNSTEIIRDRFPEATLSGLDSDENMLVAAAKRLPGISFEKADLATWVPPAGASLFYGNAVFQWLPNHLAIFERLMKSLASGGALAVQMPDNLGEPSHLLMEETARSPAFTDAFAGKTIRRNPMPPPATYVECLVPWAARIEVWHTIYYHRLANAEAIVEWVKGTGLRPYLDALPEDRRSAFLADYTDGIRRAYPATSDGKVLLHFPRFFIVAIKAG, encoded by the coding sequence ATGGTCTGGTCGCCTGCGCAATATCTGAAGTTCGAAGACGAACGCACCCGACCAGCCAGAGACCTTCTCGCCCAAGTGCCCGAACTGCCCGAGGGCCTTGCCTTTGACCTCGGTTGCGGTCCGGGCAACTCCACCGAGATCATCCGCGACCGGTTCCCCGAGGCGACACTTTCAGGGCTCGACAGCGACGAGAACATGCTCGTTGCCGCCGCCAAGCGGCTGCCCGGAATCTCCTTCGAAAAGGCGGATCTCGCGACCTGGGTCCCACCCGCCGGCGCTTCGCTGTTCTATGGCAACGCCGTCTTCCAGTGGCTTCCAAACCATCTCGCGATCTTCGAAAGACTGATGAAGTCGCTCGCATCCGGCGGAGCGCTTGCGGTCCAGATGCCGGACAATCTCGGCGAGCCGAGCCATTTGCTGATGGAGGAGACGGCTCGAAGCCCGGCTTTCACGGACGCCTTTGCCGGCAAGACCATCCGCCGCAATCCGATGCCGCCACCGGCAACCTACGTCGAATGCCTGGTTCCTTGGGCAGCACGCATCGAGGTCTGGCACACGATCTACTACCACCGGCTCGCGAATGCCGAGGCGATCGTCGAATGGGTCAAAGGGACCGGCCTCAGACCTTACCTCGATGCCTTGCCCGAGGACCGGCGGAGCGCCTTTCTTGCCGACTACACGGACGGGATTCGCAGAGCCTATCCGGCAACGAGCGACGGCAAGGTGCTTCTGCACTTTCCGAGATTTTTCATCGTGGCGATAAAGGCGGGCTAG
- a CDS encoding haloacid dehalogenase type II: protein MSHAAYVFDAYGTLFDVHAAVRRHAQEIGPDGQAFSELWRAKQLEYSWVRSLMGSYQDFWQLTEQSLDYAFARFPSADPKLRKRLLDAYWTLDCYPEVPAVLKGLKERGARIAILSNGSPAMLASAVRNAALDIVIDDVFSVDAVKAFKTAPAVYDLVTTSYRLYPHAVSFQSSNRWDIAGATKFGFRTVWINRADMPDEYRDHGPALILPSLESLQFGI from the coding sequence ATGTCCCACGCGGCCTATGTGTTTGACGCCTACGGCACGCTCTTCGACGTGCACGCGGCTGTCAGGCGCCACGCGCAGGAGATCGGCCCGGACGGGCAGGCCTTCTCCGAACTCTGGCGGGCCAAGCAGCTCGAATACTCCTGGGTGCGCTCGTTGATGGGCAGCTATCAGGATTTCTGGCAACTGACCGAACAGTCGCTCGACTACGCCTTCGCACGATTTCCCTCCGCCGACCCGAAGCTTCGCAAGCGCCTGCTCGACGCCTACTGGACGCTCGACTGCTATCCGGAAGTGCCGGCGGTTCTGAAAGGGCTCAAGGAGCGCGGCGCCCGCATCGCCATCCTCTCCAACGGCTCGCCAGCCATGCTCGCCTCTGCGGTCCGCAACGCCGCACTCGACATCGTCATCGACGACGTCTTCTCGGTCGACGCGGTGAAGGCGTTCAAGACGGCGCCTGCCGTCTACGATCTCGTTACCACCAGCTACCGGCTCTACCCGCACGCGGTTTCGTTCCAGTCGTCGAACCGCTGGGACATTGCCGGAGCGACGAAATTCGGCTTCCGCACCGTGTGGATCAATCGGGCGGACATGCCGGACGAGTATCGCGATCACGGGCCGGCACTGATCCTGCCCTCTCTCGAAAGCCTGCAATTCGGCATCTGA
- a CDS encoding LysR family transcriptional regulator: protein MLDALTLDQMRTFVTVAENGSFRAGAAKLSRVQSAVSHAIANLETELGVALFDRSGHKPVLTEEGRALLGNARDILLRVDAMRARARGLGEGLELELSVIVDTLFPIETVGLALNEMRTIYPNVSIRLAISPLGGPLDGLVERRFTLGIMVGEDFRDPAIARQALSTVQIVAVVAAHHPLGLSAGGAALANAELADHLQIVQSDPSQRTAGRDFGVLSPQTCRVSSQDTKHAMIRAGLGWGRLPLWQVERDLEEGRLARMPTAALGRNSQVGAECYLSHRIDEPLGPAARVFGEALVRLCAKT from the coding sequence ATGCTGGATGCCCTGACGCTCGATCAGATGCGGACTTTCGTCACCGTCGCCGAAAACGGAAGCTTTCGCGCCGGTGCCGCGAAGCTCTCACGCGTGCAGTCTGCAGTTAGCCACGCCATCGCCAATCTCGAGACGGAGCTCGGAGTCGCCCTGTTCGATCGTTCCGGGCACAAACCGGTGCTGACTGAGGAAGGACGCGCGCTGCTCGGCAATGCCCGCGATATCCTGCTGCGGGTCGATGCCATGCGCGCCCGGGCGCGCGGGCTTGGCGAAGGCCTCGAGTTGGAGCTTTCCGTGATCGTCGATACGCTCTTCCCGATCGAGACGGTCGGGCTGGCCCTGAACGAGATGCGGACGATCTACCCCAATGTTTCGATCAGGCTTGCGATTTCGCCACTGGGCGGACCGCTGGATGGCCTCGTTGAACGCCGCTTCACCCTCGGCATCATGGTCGGCGAAGACTTCCGCGATCCGGCAATCGCCCGCCAGGCGCTCTCGACGGTTCAGATCGTCGCGGTCGTCGCCGCGCATCATCCCCTGGGGCTGAGTGCTGGCGGTGCCGCACTCGCAAATGCCGAACTTGCCGACCACCTGCAGATCGTCCAGTCCGATCCATCACAGCGTACGGCGGGCCGGGATTTCGGCGTGCTCTCGCCGCAGACCTGCCGCGTCAGCAGCCAGGATACCAAACATGCGATGATCCGGGCGGGGCTCGGCTGGGGCCGGCTACCGCTCTGGCAGGTGGAGCGTGATCTCGAAGAAGGTCGACTTGCGCGCATGCCGACGGCAGCGCTTGGCCGCAACAGCCAGGTTGGCGCCGAGTGCTATCTCAGCCATCGGATAGACGAGCCGCTCGGGCCGGCAGCGCGCGTCTTCGGCGAAGCGCTTGTCCGGCTGTGCGCCAAGACCTAA
- a CDS encoding YoaK family protein — protein sequence MTIARRRRLIKRQRTGTALAIAATISFLAGMTDAIGLLSIGDFVSFMSGNTTRAAIALGDGDFIGALLLVGALGAFIIGNALGVIAAARLSVVGVLSSVSLMLMLCAGFGSWMPKPFYFYGVVLAMGLVNAAVEHIEGLPIGLTYVTGALSRFGRGLGRWLLGNKNRQWLVQIVPWLGMFSGAVAGALLQRHFGAASLWASFALSTGLALATVLVPSRWSRRYIHSG from the coding sequence ATGACCATTGCGAGACGGCGAAGATTGATCAAGCGGCAGCGCACCGGCACGGCGCTTGCCATTGCCGCGACGATCTCTTTTCTCGCCGGCATGACCGATGCGATCGGGCTCTTGAGCATTGGCGATTTCGTCTCCTTCATGAGCGGCAACACGACCCGGGCAGCAATCGCGCTCGGCGATGGTGATTTCATAGGCGCCCTGCTGCTTGTCGGCGCGCTTGGGGCTTTCATCATCGGTAACGCGCTCGGCGTGATCGCGGCCGCACGCCTCAGTGTCGTCGGCGTTCTCTCGTCGGTCAGCCTCATGCTGATGCTCTGCGCCGGCTTCGGCAGCTGGATGCCGAAGCCCTTCTATTTCTATGGCGTCGTGCTCGCCATGGGCCTGGTGAACGCGGCGGTCGAACATATCGAGGGGTTGCCGATCGGGCTTACCTATGTGACCGGCGCCCTTTCCCGCTTCGGGCGAGGGCTCGGCCGCTGGCTGCTTGGCAACAAGAACCGTCAATGGCTCGTGCAGATCGTGCCCTGGCTCGGCATGTTCTCAGGTGCGGTTGCCGGCGCTCTGTTGCAGCGCCACTTCGGCGCAGCCTCGCTCTGGGCGTCCTTTGCACTCAGCACCGGGCTCGCACTTGCCACTGTTCTGGTGCCGTCCCGCTGGTCGCGACGCTATATCCATTCGGGCTGA
- a CDS encoding phosphatase — translation MALAAAVTGDELYHPVLEANPAHPAGWPIRAIVSSQTEARHNRALWAPTHLISIRAPGSRLLSMIELPPERHLELFFGDTTDPDEPDAARPEAIEATFAFVDRLPEDAHLLVHCLRGIGRATALTLGILARYMPPEDAAAALHALRPEAKPNRHVVNLCDTALGLKGKLAKQALRFPAKVWKPAKG, via the coding sequence ATGGCGCTTGCGGCAGCCGTTACCGGAGATGAACTCTACCATCCCGTTCTCGAAGCCAATCCGGCGCATCCTGCCGGATGGCCGATTCGGGCAATCGTCAGTTCACAGACCGAAGCGCGGCACAATCGGGCGCTCTGGGCGCCGACGCACCTGATCTCGATCCGCGCTCCCGGCAGCCGGCTGCTTTCGATGATCGAACTGCCGCCGGAGCGGCACCTGGAACTCTTTTTCGGCGACACCACCGATCCGGATGAACCGGATGCGGCGCGCCCGGAGGCGATCGAAGCCACCTTCGCTTTTGTCGACCGCCTGCCCGAAGACGCACATCTGCTCGTCCATTGCCTTCGGGGAATCGGCCGCGCGACCGCGCTCACCCTCGGCATCCTCGCACGCTACATGCCGCCGGAAGACGCGGCCGCCGCGCTGCACGCGCTGCGGCCGGAGGCCAAGCCGAACAGGCATGTGGTCAACCTCTGCGACACGGCGCTCGGCCTCAAGGGCAAGCTCGCCAAGCAGGCACTGCGCTTCCCGGCGAAAGTCTGGAAGCCAGCCAAAGGCTGA
- a CDS encoding MFS transporter, with protein MSLHEAQASDFAPDWPAIIAVVLGVTAFSVAQGLTYPLISLSLESRGVSAGMIGLNAMGFAAGLGAATLLLGRLTRLASADKLIIASLCGCSICLATLASTSELPIWFVARFALGFFVSMVFMLGEAWLNTACPDRLRGRVSGLYGAGMCGGFAAGPLAIPLLGTSGGLGFALLAIYIALVAFLTGLLTMGARTRPEPTSTRDLFAFFRKAPILILMVLIFGFADIAAISAMPVYFVKTGHSQAFAALSVTALAIPTALAQPFIGVLLDRLPRRRVAISAAAVAATGYLLVPFLTSDIALLLTFAFIGAASFALYTAALTMLGEEYRGSMLVAGSAAFSLAYAAGSAAGSGATGALMNFVNPVAGPFGVGTVLVIFTLAFTLAGRR; from the coding sequence ATGTCGTTGCATGAGGCACAGGCGAGCGATTTCGCTCCGGATTGGCCGGCGATCATCGCCGTCGTTCTCGGCGTCACCGCCTTCTCGGTGGCGCAAGGGCTCACCTATCCGCTGATCTCGCTTTCGCTTGAGAGCCGCGGCGTTTCTGCCGGCATGATCGGTCTCAATGCCATGGGCTTTGCCGCTGGCCTGGGCGCCGCGACCCTGCTTCTCGGCCGGCTGACCCGGCTTGCTTCCGCCGACAAGTTGATCATCGCCAGCCTCTGCGGCTGCTCGATCTGTCTTGCGACGCTTGCCTCGACGTCCGAGCTTCCCATCTGGTTTGTCGCCCGCTTCGCCCTCGGCTTCTTCGTCAGCATGGTCTTCATGCTCGGTGAGGCCTGGCTGAACACCGCCTGTCCCGACCGGCTGCGCGGCCGTGTTTCCGGCCTTTACGGCGCCGGCATGTGCGGCGGCTTTGCCGCCGGTCCGCTGGCGATCCCGTTGCTCGGCACCAGCGGTGGCCTCGGCTTTGCGCTGCTTGCAATCTACATCGCGCTCGTCGCGTTCCTCACCGGACTCCTGACCATGGGCGCGCGCACCCGGCCCGAGCCCACGTCGACGCGTGACCTCTTTGCCTTTTTCAGGAAGGCGCCAATCCTGATCCTCATGGTGCTGATCTTCGGCTTTGCCGACATCGCGGCGATCTCCGCCATGCCGGTCTACTTCGTCAAGACCGGCCACAGCCAGGCCTTTGCCGCGCTCAGCGTCACGGCGCTGGCGATCCCGACCGCCCTGGCTCAGCCCTTCATCGGTGTGCTTCTCGACCGCCTGCCGCGCCGCCGGGTGGCAATTTCGGCTGCCGCCGTCGCTGCAACCGGATATCTTCTCGTGCCGTTCCTCACTTCCGATATCGCGCTGCTTCTGACCTTCGCCTTCATCGGCGCGGCGAGCTTCGCGCTCTACACGGCGGCGCTCACCATGCTCGGTGAAGAATATCGCGGCAGCATGCTCGTTGCCGGCAGCGCCGCCTTCTCGCTCGCCTATGCGGCCGGCAGTGCCGCAGGTTCCGGCGCCACCGGTGCGCTGATGAACTTCGTCAACCCCGTTGCCGGCCCGTTTGGTGTCGGCACGGTGCTCGTGATCTTCACTCTCGCTTTCACGCTTGCGGGCCGTCGTTAG